The genomic DNA GCGTTTCACATCCCAGGAAGCCAATCACAGGTTTCATGAGATCATCATAATGGGTTGTCGACATAACTTTTAAACTTAAATCTTAACGTGCTGCTTTAATCACAGCTTTCATTTGTTGAACAGCTTGGGCCAAACCGACAAACACTGCATCGGCAATAATGGAATGACCAATATTGAGCTCATGAATGTGTGGAATTGCAGCAATTGGGGTGACATTTTCCAGGTTCAGCCCATGCCCGGCGTTCACAATTAAACCTTTAGATGCAGCATATTCCGCACCTTTAACAATACGCTCAAGTTCATGCTGCTGTGCTTCTGCAGTTTCAGCATCGGCATAAGCACCTGTGTGTAACTCAATGGTTGGCGCACCGCAAGCCACAGCTGCATCAATTTGGGCAAAGTCAGCATCAATAAATAAAGACACTTCACAACCAATAGAAGACAAGGCCTGAGTCGCGGCTTTAACATCTTCAAAATGACCCACCACATCCAGACCGCCTTCAGTGGTCACTTCCTGACGCTTTTCTGGAACGAAGCACACATGATGCGGCTTAATTTCCTTGGCGAATTCCACCATTTCAGCCGTCACAGCCATTTCCAGATTCATATGCGTTTTCAGCACAGGACGCATACGACGTACATCATCATCCTGAATATGGCGACGGTCTTCACGTAAATGCAGGGTGATACCCTCTGCACCGGCCTGTTCGCAAATTAAAGCAGCATTTACCGGATCTGGATAAGCGGTTCCGCGCGCCTGTCGCAAAGTCGCCACATGGTCAATATTTACACCAAGTAATGCAGCCATAACAATTACCTAACTATGTTTAAAATTAAGATTGAGATTGAGTGTTTTGAATCCACAATTGACGGCTTTTCAGCGGTCGGTCGCCCAAAAGCGCGGTGATGATCTGCCGATACAGCTTAGTCAACAATTGTAACTGTTCAGGATTAAAATCCCTACCCTTTTCATAATCATGCATCGAAAGAATCTGCTGTCCAGATAAAGTCGAACGTGACTGTTGTACTGTAGGAATAAAACCATCATTGAGCTGAAACAGATAAGATTGTGATTCCTGAATTTTATGTTGCTGTGCATCCACTGTAAAATCAAGTGCATAGCCCAGTTCTTCTAAAAGTGCATGCTCGAACTGACGTAAGATTTGTCTTAAAAAAAGATCAGGATGCTCCTGCTGTGCCAATTGTTGCAATTGCTGCAAGGTCTGATGATATTGCACAAAGGTTTGTGGCATTTCCACTTCAACCGGGCACAAGCGCAGGATAATTTCATTCAGATAAAAACCGGAAAAGAAGGCATCGCCAAAAAAGAAAATCGGCTGATTGACAATTTCCAGTTTGGTAAAATTTTTCAGCTCAGATTTACCCGAAGCTTGCAGACAAATCGGTTGGTATTGCGGCGGTGGCGTTTGTCTTAAAATTCCATCCACACGACCATGCTCCTGAGTAAACAGATGCACAATATGGCTGCGCTCACGGTATTTACGATGATGGATTAAATAACCATGCAAGGTTTCATTGCGCATACAGGCTTAAGTCTAATCCTTTTTCTTTTCAGAATCAGATTCTTCATCATCCCCATCTGGAATGACGGCACCCACCACAGCTGCCGTACCTTTAACCACGCCTTTAGTGGTTTTATAGGCCACTTTGACCGGAACTGTAACAATCTTGTAAATACAGCCTTGCAGGAACAATACACATGCCACAACAGTCAGCACTTTCATCATTACAGCTCCTTTCAAAGTAAAACCTAGATTTTAGATATCACTATAACCCAAGCTTTTTAATGCACGCTCATCATCAGACCAGCCACCTTTAACTTTCACCCAAAGGGTCAGCATGATTTTCTGTTCGAACATTTTTTCCATATCGGCACGCGCATCCATACCAATTTTTTTCAGCTTAGAACCTTTTTCACCAATTACGATGGCCTTTTGACCAGGACGATCAACAAAAATGGTGGCATCAATATAGGTACACGCCGCTTTTGGACGACCTGTTTTCGCATTAATGGTCGCTTCTTCAGTCTTGAAAGATTCAATTTGCACGGTCAAATCATACGGCAGTTCTTCACCCAATTGACGCATGATTTTTTCACGAATCACTTCCGAAGCAAGGAAGCGTTCTGAACGGTCGGTGATTTGATCCAGTGAATAGAGTGGCGGCTGGAATGGCAAATACTGTTCGATGGTATTACGCAAATGTTCCAGATTGGCACCACGTAAAGCGGATACAGGTACGATTTCGGCAAAGTTCATCAGCTTGGCACGTTCCTGGATCAAGGGTAAGGCTTGATTCTTGTTTTCAAAAGTATCCAGCTTATTGATGACCAGGATCACCGGCATTTCTGCATTTTTCAGTTTTTCCAGCACCAGTTCATCATTTTGCGTCCATTTTTGCGCATCAACCACAAACAGCACCAGATTGACATCACGCAGTGCAGAGTGAGCCGCACGGTTCATCATTTTGTTGATGGCACGGACTTCTTTTTTATGCATCCCCGGCGTATCCACAAAGACTGCCTG from Acinetobacter sp. CS-2 includes the following:
- the pdxJ gene encoding pyridoxine 5'-phosphate synthase, which gives rise to MAALLGVNIDHVATLRQARGTAYPDPVNAALICEQAGAEGITLHLREDRRHIQDDDVRRMRPVLKTHMNLEMAVTAEMVEFAKEIKPHHVCFVPEKRQEVTTEGGLDVVGHFEDVKAATQALSSIGCEVSLFIDADFAQIDAAVACGAPTIELHTGAYADAETAEAQQHELERIVKGAEYAASKGLIVNAGHGLNLENVTPIAAIPHIHELNIGHSIIADAVFVGLAQAVQQMKAVIKAAR
- the recO gene encoding DNA repair protein RecO, which produces MRNETLHGYLIHHRKYRERSHIVHLFTQEHGRVDGILRQTPPPQYQPICLQASGKSELKNFTKLEIVNQPIFFFGDAFFSGFYLNEIILRLCPVEVEMPQTFVQYHQTLQQLQQLAQQEHPDLFLRQILRQFEHALLEELGYALDFTVDAQQHKIQESQSYLFQLNDGFIPTVQQSRSTLSGQQILSMHDYEKGRDFNPEQLQLLTKLYRQIITALLGDRPLKSRQLWIQNTQSQS
- a CDS encoding NF038104 family lipoprotein; translated protein: MMKVLTVVACVLFLQGCIYKIVTVPVKVAYKTTKGVVKGTAAVVGAVIPDGDDEESDSEKKKD
- the era gene encoding GTPase Era, yielding MTTHSDHIDADHEPQDGGNDLINQFFSSQGTTIPSDFKSGFVAIVGRPNVGKSTLMNHLLGQKLSITSRKPQTTRHKIVGIDTREKSQAVFVDTPGMHKKEVRAINKMMNRAAHSALRDVNLVLFVVDAQKWTQNDELVLEKLKNAEMPVILVINKLDTFENKNQALPLIQERAKLMNFAEIVPVSALRGANLEHLRNTIEQYLPFQPPLYSLDQITDRSERFLASEVIREKIMRQLGEELPYDLTVQIESFKTEEATINAKTGRPKAACTYIDATIFVDRPGQKAIVIGEKGSKLKKIGMDARADMEKMFEQKIMLTLWVKVKGGWSDDERALKSLGYSDI